A segment of the Fusobacterium ulcerans genome:
TAAGTGCCAGAACAATGATAGAAATATATGGAATTATATTTACAAGATTGTATTCATAAATTTTACCTTCAACTCCGCTTCCTCCCATAAAAGATATCAGTATCATATTGATGATAACTGCTGGAAGCACAATAGCAAAGTTGACTTTGAATTTATCCTTCATTGCTACTTCTTGAGTTCTTGTTGCTGCAATAGTTGTATCAGAAATAAATGACATATTATCTCCAAACATTGCTCCACCTATAACTACCCCGCATACTAAAGGCAGTGCTATACCAGTTTCTCTTGCTATTCCTACAGCTACTGGTGTCAAAGCACTTACAGTTCCCATAGATGTCCCCATTGAGAAGCTAAGTGCACACCCTACAAGGAACAGACCTGGAAGCAGCATTTTAGCTGGAAGTACAGACAACCCCAGATTTACTGTTGAACTAACAGCACCCATTGCATCTGCTACAGAATAAAAAGCTCCTGCCATAAGGAAAATTATGACCATCAGAATCAATGTAGGTTCTCCTGCACCCTTACAGAAAATATTTACCTTTTCATCTAATGTTTCTTTCTTCCCCTCTTTGTTTAAACAAAACGACACTCCCATAGTAATCATAAATGCTGTAAGCAATGGCATATTTCCAAAGCTTCCTGTAAAGATTCCAGCTCCTGCATATAACCCTAAAAATACAATCAATGGAATCAAACCTTTGATATTTCCTTTCTTCTCCATATGTCCCCTCCTAAATATTTTTTATTTAAAATTTTAATCCACCCTAAATTTCTTCATGTTCCTCTGTTCTTTTTCCATAATCTTTAAATCTCTCTATCATATTCTGCATCTCTTTTTCTGATAGAATTTCTGGTTGTCCTACAGTTTTAGCTATAAAGTACAGCTCACAGCAGAATTCTACATTTTCAGCTATATTATAGGCTTCTGACAGGTTGGCCCCTCCTGCCAGCATCCCATGATTGCTTAAAAGTACTGCTTTTGTCCCTTCCATTGCTTTGAAAGCATTTTTAGCTAATTTTACCGTTCCATAAGTTGCATATTCTGCACAAGGTACATCAGTTCCCGCCACTGCCAGAAGATAATGTATTGCTGGTAGTTTTTTATTGATGCATGAATATCCTGCTGCATATTTTGAATGAGTATGTACCATTGCATTTATATCATCTCTATATTTATAAAATATTCTGTGCATGTCTGCTTCACTTGAAGGAACTCTCTTTCCATCTACTATTTTTCCACTTTGTACATCTATAATTACTATATCTTCTGGAACTATTTCAAGATAATCTATCCCGCTTGGAGTAATTGCCATAAGATTCTGTTCTCTGTTAACCAGACTTATATTTCCTCCCGTCCCTTTGGTAAGACCTTCTTTTATCATACGTCTGCCGTATTCCATTACTTCTTTTCTCTCTTTTTCTAATAGCATTTACTTTTACCTTCCTATTTTGACATTTTTAAAATATTTACTATATCTTCTTTTCTTAATTTTTTAAATCTTCCAAGAGTTTCACTTCCAGCAAGAGCTTTTTCAGCCATCACTTCAAAGTTCTCCTCTCCTATTCCTGCCTCTTCCAAAGATGTTTTCATTTTAAGATTTTTGAAAAACTTTTTAAGTTCTATTATTCCTCTTAAAGCTGTTTTTTCTTTGTCTTCATCTTCTTTTATCCCAAAGACTTTTACTGCAAAATCTGAAAATCTTTCTATATCT
Coding sequences within it:
- a CDS encoding Na+/H+ antiporter NhaC family protein, yielding MEKKGNIKGLIPLIVFLGLYAGAGIFTGSFGNMPLLTAFMITMGVSFCLNKEGKKETLDEKVNIFCKGAGEPTLILMVIIFLMAGAFYSVADAMGAVSSTVNLGLSVLPAKMLLPGLFLVGCALSFSMGTSMGTVSALTPVAVGIARETGIALPLVCGVVIGGAMFGDNMSFISDTTIAATRTQEVAMKDKFKVNFAIVLPAVIINMILISFMGGSGVEGKIYEYNLVNIIPYISIIVLALTGLNVINVLGIGIALGLGIGLFHGSFTFVEIFGILQRGLGWMEDMSIIAIVVGGVVALMNHFGGITYLLENLTARIKSKRGAETGIAVLVSLLDLATTNNTVSIITAGPMAKDIADKFGVDRKRVAGLLDLFSSAFQGLMPYAGQMLMAAGMAQISPASIVPYSWYSMLMIVMGALSIATGLPNFKNSKA
- a CDS encoding L-fuculose-phosphate aldolase → MLLEKERKEVMEYGRRMIKEGLTKGTGGNISLVNREQNLMAITPSGIDYLEIVPEDIVIIDVQSGKIVDGKRVPSSEADMHRIFYKYRDDINAMVHTHSKYAAGYSCINKKLPAIHYLLAVAGTDVPCAEYATYGTVKLAKNAFKAMEGTKAVLLSNHGMLAGGANLSEAYNIAENVEFCCELYFIAKTVGQPEILSEKEMQNMIERFKDYGKRTEEHEEI